Proteins co-encoded in one Phragmitibacter flavus genomic window:
- a CDS encoding amino acid ABC transporter permease, translating into MNLRRWNFFAAGIIALAFSIVATLIFQSLGNQWDWTKPWQYREMLFRGWLATLLLSLGALIGSLLVGLLLMLGQRSPLIAVRWTCRMFLELVRDTPLLVQLLVGYFVIFAPLFSRSLGSMGWDDRLIIGILLLSLFEGAYLGEIFRGGIESIPKTQWESARAVGFNRFQTYRHVIFPQALRRVLPAVAGQFVSLIKDSSLLSVIGVQEFAYQAKVYTSQTYGGLEAYVPLAIGYLILTAPVAFLSHQLERRYRDET; encoded by the coding sequence ATGAACCTCCGCCGCTGGAACTTTTTCGCCGCCGGGATCATCGCGCTCGCGTTCTCGATTGTTGCCACGCTGATTTTCCAGAGTCTCGGCAATCAATGGGACTGGACCAAACCCTGGCAGTATCGCGAAATGTTGTTTCGCGGCTGGCTGGCGACTCTGTTGCTGTCTCTGGGCGCTCTTATCGGCAGTCTCCTGGTCGGACTGCTGCTCATGCTGGGTCAGCGAAGTCCACTCATCGCCGTGCGATGGACCTGCCGGATGTTCCTGGAACTAGTTCGCGACACCCCCCTGCTCGTTCAATTGCTGGTCGGCTATTTCGTCATCTTCGCTCCCCTGTTCTCGAGGTCTCTCGGCAGCATGGGCTGGGACGACAGGCTTATCATTGGCATCCTTCTTCTCTCCCTTTTCGAGGGCGCTTATCTCGGCGAAATCTTCCGTGGTGGCATTGAAAGCATCCCGAAAACCCAATGGGAGTCCGCCCGCGCCGTGGGCTTCAATCGCTTCCAAACCTATCGTCATGTCATCTTTCCCCAGGCACTGCGGCGCGTCCTTCCTGCGGTCGCCGGTCAGTTTGTTTCGTTGATCAAAGACTCTTCGCTGCTGTCGGTCATCGGCGTCCAGGAGTTTGCTTATCAGGCCAAAGTCTACACCTCCCAAACTTATGGCGGCCTTGAGGCTTACGTCCCTCTGGCCATCGGCTATCTGATCCTCACCGCCCCGGTTGCCTTTCTCTCCCATCAACTCGAACGCCGCTACCGCGATGAAACTTGA
- a CDS encoding DUF1549 domain-containing protein: MKTFLPYLSKGLRLLMVVAASAVALELSAQEKGGYANTKVVELKTPPAKVAGSTEEEPELKAVVAKIDELLMKKLVAEKVEPTARANDEVMVRRIYLDVIGRVPTKDEAVAFIDSKDPEKLAKLVDTLLASEGYVQNMFNFWADVLRVKTGIAPGGQGSSTGVAYIQWLKESLRSNKPYDQLVRELLTADGASYENGAIGYYMRDYNMALDNMAITTQVFMGTQMVCAQCHDHPFDKWTQMDYYQMAAHSYGMRGTAVLTGQEGVTRLMQREKVKPAERRELQQALGLIRFRLRFNHIAAFDRKLELPDDYQYDNGKPGQVISPLIPAALGPEGNIVEEGKAPIEAYAQWMTSRENPRFTLVVANRLWKKLFGMGVIDPVDELTDSTVPSNPELMAFLDKTMKDLNYDMKAYLRVLLNTDLYQREAYTKDVEPGEVYHFVGPVLRRMSAEQIWDSMVGLMRDNPDEPSAASYLETKQALTKIEWMDRLLEVQSPKEVLDGMRTIADYQKVLAAEVKAHLETLKTSKDEKEIRAARQAARRQRAKIYEKADEVVFNRGYQKLAKEIRTHGVDAVAAKTDEEFAKQIAFAVNKLDDDASMEEAQAAVLAEMSRPNRRLLETVREREMKEWSVGKDKEERQDYRLFADYRDKFAWRSADLRNPAPNGHFLRQYGQSDRELVDNSNREGSVMQALTMMNGPLFRSLMNPYSKLSRDMKGDASNEEMIDTIYLSTLSRRATAEEKSILGEVMASSGKKGRGDVLWSVLNTRQFLFIQ, translated from the coding sequence ATGAAAACTTTTTTGCCATATCTGTCGAAGGGCTTGCGCTTGTTGATGGTGGTTGCGGCTTCGGCGGTGGCTTTGGAACTGTCTGCCCAGGAAAAGGGTGGATATGCCAACACCAAAGTGGTCGAGTTGAAGACGCCTCCTGCTAAAGTAGCGGGCTCGACGGAGGAGGAGCCCGAGTTGAAGGCGGTGGTGGCGAAGATTGACGAGTTGTTGATGAAGAAGCTGGTGGCTGAAAAGGTCGAGCCGACCGCACGGGCCAATGATGAGGTGATGGTTCGTCGGATTTATCTCGATGTGATTGGGCGCGTGCCAACGAAGGATGAAGCGGTGGCGTTCATCGATTCCAAAGATCCGGAAAAACTCGCAAAGCTGGTGGACACCTTGCTGGCTTCGGAGGGTTACGTGCAAAACATGTTTAACTTTTGGGCGGATGTGTTGAGGGTGAAGACCGGGATTGCGCCGGGTGGTCAGGGAAGCAGCACGGGGGTGGCATATATCCAGTGGCTGAAAGAATCGCTGCGCAGCAACAAACCGTATGACCAGTTGGTGCGGGAGCTATTGACGGCGGATGGGGCGAGTTATGAGAACGGGGCAATCGGTTATTACATGCGCGATTATAACATGGCGCTGGATAACATGGCGATCACCACCCAGGTGTTTATGGGGACGCAGATGGTGTGTGCCCAGTGCCATGACCATCCTTTTGATAAGTGGACGCAGATGGATTATTACCAGATGGCAGCGCACAGTTACGGCATGCGCGGCACAGCGGTGCTGACGGGTCAGGAGGGTGTGACCAGATTGATGCAGCGTGAAAAGGTCAAGCCGGCTGAGCGACGTGAGTTACAACAGGCTTTGGGGCTGATCCGCTTCCGTTTGCGGTTCAATCACATTGCGGCGTTTGATCGGAAACTGGAGTTGCCGGATGACTATCAGTATGACAACGGCAAGCCTGGACAGGTGATTAGTCCGTTGATTCCTGCGGCCCTTGGACCTGAGGGAAATATTGTGGAGGAGGGCAAGGCGCCGATTGAAGCTTATGCCCAGTGGATGACGTCGCGTGAAAACCCGCGCTTCACGTTGGTGGTGGCGAATCGGCTGTGGAAGAAACTCTTCGGCATGGGAGTGATTGATCCGGTGGATGAACTTACTGACTCAACGGTGCCTTCCAATCCGGAACTGATGGCGTTTCTGGACAAGACCATGAAGGACTTGAATTATGATATGAAGGCCTATCTGCGGGTATTGTTGAATACGGACCTGTATCAACGTGAGGCATACACGAAGGATGTGGAACCAGGAGAGGTTTATCATTTTGTGGGTCCGGTTTTGCGTCGGATGAGTGCGGAGCAAATTTGGGATTCGATGGTGGGGCTGATGCGCGACAATCCAGATGAACCGAGTGCGGCATCTTATCTGGAGACCAAGCAGGCCTTGACCAAGATTGAGTGGATGGACCGTTTGCTGGAGGTGCAGAGTCCGAAAGAAGTGTTGGATGGGATGCGCACGATTGCCGACTATCAGAAAGTGTTGGCAGCTGAGGTGAAGGCCCATTTGGAGACCTTGAAAACGAGCAAGGATGAGAAGGAAATTCGCGCGGCGAGGCAGGCGGCGAGACGTCAACGGGCGAAGATCTACGAGAAGGCGGATGAGGTGGTGTTCAATCGGGGTTATCAAAAACTGGCGAAGGAGATTCGAACCCATGGCGTGGATGCGGTGGCGGCAAAAACGGACGAGGAGTTCGCGAAGCAGATCGCATTTGCGGTGAACAAGTTGGATGATGATGCATCCATGGAAGAAGCTCAGGCAGCGGTGCTGGCGGAGATGAGCAGGCCCAACCGACGCTTGTTGGAGACGGTGCGGGAGCGCGAGATGAAGGAATGGAGCGTGGGCAAAGACAAGGAAGAACGGCAGGACTACCGGCTGTTTGCGGATTACCGTGACAAGTTTGCGTGGCGTTCGGCGGATCTCCGTAATCCGGCTCCGAACGGACATTTTCTTCGGCAGTATGGTCAGAGTGATCGCGAGTTGGTGGACAACAGCAATCGCGAGGGAAGTGTCATGCAGGCATTGACGATGATGAATGGTCCGTTGTTCCGGAGCCTGATGAATCCTTATTCGAAATTGAGTCGGGACATGAAAGGGGATGCTTCGAATGAGGAGATGATCGATACGATTTATCTGAGCACCCTGTCGCGTCGAGCCACTGCGGAGGAGAAGTCGATACTGGGTGAGGTGATGGCATCAAGCGGCAAGAAAGGGCGCGGGGATGTGTTGTGGAGTGTGCTGAACACCCGTCAGTTTTTGTTTATCCAGTAA
- a CDS encoding aspartate-semialdehyde dehydrogenase encodes MSNLKHVAIVGATGAVGVEMLRCLEQRAFPVGELTLLASARSAGKTMKFKGQDITIKELTADAFTGVDIALFSAGGGISKEFAPHATAAGAIVVDNSSAFRMDDQVPLVVPEINAGDLKNLPKNIVANPNCTTAITLMALYPLHQAFGVKRVIAASYQAVSGTGAQAIEELEAQTREWARSERKWDDVQVANEFVKVYPHQIAFNALPHVDSFLDDGYTKEEMKMENEGRKIMHHPDFRASVTCVRVPVFRAHSVAVNAEFERPISLEAAREVLSAAPGLDVIDDPSLKQYPLALNVAGKDNCAVGRLRIDCALDNGLAFWVAGDQLLKGAALNAVQIAECL; translated from the coding sequence ATGAGCAATCTCAAACACGTCGCGATCGTCGGTGCCACCGGCGCGGTCGGCGTGGAAATGCTGCGCTGTCTCGAACAACGCGCCTTCCCCGTCGGTGAACTTACCCTCCTTGCCTCCGCACGCAGCGCTGGCAAGACCATGAAATTTAAGGGTCAGGACATCACCATCAAGGAACTCACCGCCGACGCTTTCACAGGGGTAGACATCGCGCTTTTCAGCGCCGGAGGCGGCATCAGCAAGGAATTCGCCCCGCACGCCACCGCCGCCGGAGCCATTGTGGTCGACAACTCCTCTGCCTTCCGCATGGATGATCAGGTGCCCCTCGTCGTGCCCGAAATCAATGCTGGCGACCTCAAAAACCTTCCCAAAAACATCGTCGCGAATCCGAACTGCACCACTGCCATCACCCTCATGGCGCTCTATCCGTTGCATCAGGCTTTCGGCGTCAAACGCGTCATCGCCGCCAGCTACCAGGCCGTCAGCGGCACCGGTGCACAGGCCATTGAAGAACTCGAAGCCCAAACCCGCGAATGGGCCCGCTCCGAGCGTAAGTGGGACGACGTCCAGGTGGCCAATGAATTTGTCAAAGTCTATCCCCATCAGATTGCCTTCAACGCGCTTCCCCATGTCGACTCCTTCCTCGACGACGGCTACACCAAGGAAGAAATGAAAATGGAAAACGAGGGGCGCAAAATCATGCACCACCCCGACTTCCGCGCCAGCGTCACCTGCGTGCGCGTGCCCGTGTTCCGCGCCCACAGCGTCGCCGTGAACGCCGAGTTCGAGCGCCCCATCAGCCTCGAAGCCGCGCGCGAAGTGCTCAGCGCCGCCCCTGGCCTCGACGTCATCGACGATCCTTCCCTGAAGCAGTATCCTCTCGCCCTGAACGTCGCTGGCAAAGACAACTGTGCCGTCGGACGCCTGCGTATCGACTGCGCCTTGGACAACGGCCTCGCCTTCTGGGTCGCCGGGGACCAGCTCCTCAAAGGTGCCGCCCTCAACGCCGTCCAAATCGCCGAGTGCCTTTAA
- a CDS encoding PSD1 and planctomycete cytochrome C domain-containing protein, producing MKFFVASSVLLWALSAAAFAGVDYGREVKPLLASACVQCHGANNPKSGLRLDTAASILKGGESGAAVVRGRADESLLVALLKGAHGEIPAMPYKRNPLGDSQVELIKRWINEGARAPENEVPSRWMHWSFGAPMRSNGSEMSMQQGGGHPIDRFIDVALAEQGIEASPLAESATLVRRLHLDLTGLPPTLAEAQKFERAFENEGGRDLAVGQLVDRLLASPHYGERWGRWWLDQARYADSNGYSIDARRSIWPYRDWVVKALNDDMQFDQFTIEQIAGDLLPDAPTSAIVASGFHRNTQINGEGGIDPEQFRIESVYDRVATTGTVWLGLTIACAQCHDHKFDPISQKEYFELFAFFNSTETDGHGGTKSAVHELVGEPFQKEAGKKKTGTTLIMKELPEPRETRLFIKGDFTRPDELVTPGTPQVLPALVSRSAKPDRLDLARWLVDRNNPLTARVIVNRVWQVYFGRGLVETENDFGVQSSAPTHPELLDWLAVEFMESGWSLKHMHRLIVTSDVYLRSSKARPELHLKDPGNLLLARQNRLRLDAELVRDVSLASTGLLNPKLGGPPVYPPQSAEAMKGGQITRAWPTSKGADRYRRGLYTFFYRSTPPPSMMVFDSPDSLTACTRRARSNTPLQALTLLNDPAYFEFAEAMGEVVRTEGVGSAFRRAVTRQPLPQELSRLEGLDALTIGRVLLNLDETITRE from the coding sequence ATGAAGTTTTTTGTCGCCAGTTCAGTTCTGCTTTGGGCGCTTTCTGCGGCGGCCTTTGCAGGAGTGGACTATGGGCGGGAGGTCAAACCGTTGCTGGCGAGTGCTTGTGTGCAATGTCATGGGGCAAACAATCCGAAGTCGGGGTTACGATTGGACACGGCGGCGAGCATTTTGAAAGGGGGGGAAAGTGGTGCGGCGGTGGTGCGGGGACGGGCGGATGAGAGTTTGCTGGTAGCCCTATTGAAAGGGGCGCATGGCGAGATTCCGGCGATGCCTTACAAACGCAATCCGCTGGGTGACTCGCAGGTGGAATTGATCAAGCGATGGATCAATGAGGGGGCACGGGCTCCCGAAAATGAAGTGCCGAGCCGGTGGATGCATTGGTCGTTTGGTGCGCCGATGCGGTCGAATGGGAGCGAGATGTCGATGCAGCAAGGAGGAGGGCATCCGATTGACCGGTTCATTGATGTGGCTCTCGCGGAGCAGGGAATAGAAGCATCGCCGTTGGCTGAGTCGGCGACTTTGGTGAGGCGGTTGCATCTGGATTTGACGGGGTTGCCGCCGACGTTGGCGGAAGCGCAGAAGTTTGAACGAGCTTTTGAGAATGAGGGTGGTCGTGATCTTGCGGTGGGGCAGTTGGTGGACCGGTTGCTGGCCTCACCTCACTACGGAGAACGCTGGGGCCGGTGGTGGCTGGATCAGGCACGATATGCGGACAGCAATGGTTACAGCATTGATGCGCGGCGCAGCATCTGGCCGTATCGCGACTGGGTGGTGAAGGCCTTGAACGATGACATGCAGTTCGACCAGTTCACGATTGAACAGATTGCCGGGGATCTGCTGCCGGATGCGCCGACTTCCGCCATCGTTGCAAGCGGATTTCATCGCAATACCCAGATCAATGGCGAGGGCGGGATTGATCCAGAACAGTTTCGTATTGAGTCGGTGTATGATCGGGTCGCAACCACGGGCACGGTTTGGCTGGGGTTGACGATTGCCTGCGCGCAGTGTCACGATCACAAATTTGATCCCATTTCGCAGAAGGAATATTTTGAGCTTTTTGCGTTCTTCAACAGCACGGAAACGGATGGTCATGGCGGCACCAAATCGGCGGTTCATGAACTGGTGGGGGAACCCTTTCAAAAGGAGGCCGGAAAAAAGAAAACGGGGACCACTTTGATTATGAAGGAGCTGCCCGAGCCACGGGAGACGCGGCTGTTCATCAAAGGAGATTTTACCCGACCTGATGAGTTGGTGACACCGGGAACGCCGCAGGTGCTTCCAGCGTTGGTGTCGAGATCGGCAAAACCTGATCGCCTGGATCTGGCAAGATGGTTGGTGGATCGCAATAATCCGCTGACGGCGAGGGTGATCGTGAATCGGGTGTGGCAGGTTTATTTTGGTCGTGGTCTGGTAGAAACGGAAAACGATTTTGGGGTGCAGAGCAGTGCGCCAACTCATCCGGAGTTACTTGACTGGCTGGCAGTGGAGTTCATGGAAAGTGGTTGGAGTCTTAAACACATGCACCGGCTGATTGTGACGAGCGACGTCTATCTGCGAAGCTCAAAGGCGCGTCCGGAGTTGCATTTGAAGGACCCTGGCAATTTGCTGTTGGCGAGACAGAATCGGCTGCGGTTGGATGCGGAGTTGGTGAGGGATGTAAGTTTGGCGAGCACGGGATTGTTGAATCCAAAGTTGGGTGGGCCTCCGGTGTATCCGCCGCAGTCGGCTGAAGCCATGAAGGGTGGTCAGATCACGCGGGCATGGCCGACGAGCAAGGGGGCGGATCGTTATCGCCGGGGGCTGTATACGTTCTTCTACCGGTCCACTCCGCCTCCGTCGATGATGGTGTTTGATTCGCCGGATTCGCTGACGGCATGCACGCGCAGGGCCCGAAGCAATACGCCGTTGCAGGCGCTAACCTTGTTGAATGATCCGGCTTATTTTGAGTTTGCAGAGGCGATGGGCGAGGTCGTAAGGACGGAAGGCGTGGGGTCGGCTTTTCGTCGGGCGGTGACGCGTCAACCTTTGCCCCAGGAGTTGTCCAGGCTGGAGGGGCTTGATGCGCTGACCATTGGGCGGGTGTTGTTGAATCTGGATGAAACGATTACGCGGGAGTGA
- a CDS encoding DUF1501 domain-containing protein — protein MNGLLTQANVPTRRQFISGAAKSFLGVSLLNQLQGKGLAAGADAATVKQVASARNVIYLYMTGGMSHLDTFDPRPDHAEVNGDTEAIKTSADGVRISSSLPLMARQMNKVALVNSLYSTQGAHEQGNYFMHTSYTLRSSIKHPSMGAWLEKFQMRGNPTLPGSVMIGNDSRHPGAGFFESKFSPLMINDPDDGISNSRRNAFFESDEKFADRLNLSRKLDVGFAEKYDVKNVRAYSDMYDDAVRMMKSEELVAFDLSKEDDTLRDRYGRESFGQGCLLARRLVEHGVRHVEVTFGNWDTHNANFIRVPELCQELDAALSTLLQDLESRGLLGETLVVLATEFGRTPKINTNEGRDHHAKAFTCLMAGGGVKGGMVFGKKDERGDDVAEDRVTIPDFNATIGYALGLPLDHVLYSPSKRPFTIADKGKPITALFG, from the coding sequence ATGAATGGTCTTTTAACTCAGGCGAATGTGCCCACACGGCGTCAGTTTATCTCAGGAGCGGCGAAATCGTTCCTTGGGGTTAGTTTGTTAAACCAGTTGCAGGGCAAAGGTTTGGCGGCGGGAGCGGATGCTGCGACGGTAAAGCAGGTGGCTTCGGCTAGGAATGTGATTTATCTCTATATGACGGGGGGGATGAGTCACCTCGATACGTTCGATCCGAGGCCTGACCATGCTGAGGTGAATGGCGATACGGAGGCGATCAAGACGAGTGCGGATGGGGTGAGGATCAGTTCAAGTTTGCCGTTGATGGCAAGGCAGATGAACAAGGTGGCATTGGTGAATTCATTGTATTCAACCCAGGGGGCGCATGAGCAGGGGAATTATTTCATGCACACGAGTTATACGCTGCGGTCGAGCATCAAACATCCTTCGATGGGGGCTTGGTTGGAGAAGTTTCAGATGCGTGGGAATCCGACCTTGCCGGGGAGTGTAATGATCGGGAATGACAGCCGGCATCCCGGAGCGGGCTTTTTTGAGTCGAAGTTTTCGCCGTTGATGATCAATGATCCGGATGACGGGATTTCCAACAGTCGCAGGAATGCGTTTTTTGAGTCGGATGAGAAGTTCGCGGACCGGCTGAACCTTTCGCGAAAACTGGATGTGGGTTTTGCGGAGAAGTATGATGTCAAGAACGTGCGGGCTTATTCGGACATGTATGACGATGCGGTGCGGATGATGAAGAGCGAGGAGTTGGTGGCGTTTGATTTGAGCAAGGAAGACGACACGCTGCGAGATCGTTATGGGCGCGAGTCATTTGGTCAGGGTTGTTTGCTGGCGCGTCGATTGGTGGAGCATGGGGTGCGTCATGTGGAGGTGACGTTTGGGAACTGGGATACGCACAATGCGAATTTCATCCGCGTGCCCGAGTTGTGTCAGGAGTTGGATGCCGCGTTGAGCACCTTGTTGCAGGATCTGGAAAGCCGGGGGTTGCTCGGGGAGACGCTGGTGGTGTTGGCGACGGAGTTTGGTCGCACGCCGAAGATCAATACCAATGAAGGCCGGGATCACCATGCAAAAGCGTTTACCTGTTTGATGGCCGGTGGCGGGGTGAAAGGCGGGATGGTGTTTGGGAAAAAGGATGAACGGGGCGATGACGTGGCGGAGGATCGGGTGACGATTCCGGATTTCAATGCAACGATCGGGTATGCCCTGGGATTACCGCTGGATCATGTCTTGTATTCGCCGAGCAAAAGGCCGTTTACGATTGCGGACAAGGGCAAGCCGATCACGGCGTTGTTCGGGTGA
- a CDS encoding DUF1501 domain-containing protein: protein MKRLRGSDVMNLDQTRRHFFSRCSMGLGSIALGSMMAGTKGLASSTSSGARKPHYAPKAKNVIFLFMAGGPSQLELFDYKPRLTELHGQPIPQSYLEGKRFAFMDSSHGVKLLGSKPTFKQHGQSGAWVSDLLPFTAGVADELCFVKSCAADLFNHAPAKLFMNTGSGQFGRPSMGSWVTYGLGSEADDLPGFVVLQSGPRGPRGGAVNWASGFLPTTYQGVPLRGVGEPILNLSSPKNISHADQRVAIDAIRDLNLARLVETGDAEIQTRINAYEMAYRMQTSAPELIDLQGESKATLDLYGVDPSQPSFARNCLLARRLVERGSRFVQLYHTNWDSHGGPGETLEDDFPKRCREVDQGCAALVRDLKARGLLEDTLVIWGGEFGRTPMGENRAKTGRNHHIDAFTMWFAGGGVRPGMTLGASDELGFNAVENRAHVHDIHATILHLLGMDHEQFTFRFQGRDFRLTDVYGRVMHQMLL from the coding sequence ATGAAACGATTACGCGGGAGTGATGTGATGAATCTGGATCAAACACGACGTCATTTTTTCAGCCGATGTTCGATGGGCTTGGGATCGATTGCGCTGGGTTCGATGATGGCGGGGACCAAAGGGCTGGCATCGTCGACATCAAGCGGGGCAAGGAAACCTCACTATGCGCCAAAGGCGAAGAACGTGATTTTTCTGTTCATGGCCGGGGGGCCGTCGCAGTTGGAGTTGTTTGACTACAAACCACGGCTGACGGAGTTGCATGGTCAGCCGATTCCGCAGAGTTATCTGGAGGGCAAACGTTTTGCCTTCATGGACAGCAGTCATGGGGTGAAGCTGCTGGGTTCAAAACCGACTTTCAAACAACATGGACAAAGCGGGGCGTGGGTGTCGGATCTTTTGCCGTTCACGGCAGGGGTGGCGGATGAGCTTTGTTTTGTGAAATCGTGTGCAGCGGATTTGTTTAATCACGCTCCGGCGAAGCTGTTCATGAACACGGGCAGCGGTCAGTTTGGTCGGCCCAGCATGGGGTCATGGGTGACTTATGGTTTGGGGAGTGAGGCGGATGATCTGCCGGGATTTGTGGTTTTGCAGAGTGGTCCGCGTGGACCCCGGGGCGGGGCGGTCAATTGGGCGAGCGGCTTTTTGCCAACCACTTATCAGGGGGTGCCGTTGCGTGGGGTGGGAGAGCCGATCTTGAATTTGAGTTCGCCGAAGAACATCAGTCACGCGGACCAGCGCGTGGCGATTGATGCGATTCGGGATTTGAATTTGGCGAGGTTGGTGGAGACGGGGGATGCGGAGATTCAGACGCGGATCAATGCGTATGAAATGGCTTATCGAATGCAGACGAGCGCGCCGGAGTTGATTGATCTGCAAGGGGAGTCGAAGGCGACGCTGGATTTGTATGGAGTGGATCCGTCGCAGCCGTCCTTTGCGCGGAATTGTTTGCTGGCGAGGCGCTTGGTGGAGCGTGGGAGCCGGTTTGTGCAGCTCTATCATACCAACTGGGACAGTCATGGCGGACCGGGGGAAACGTTGGAGGATGATTTTCCGAAGCGTTGCCGTGAGGTGGATCAGGGGTGTGCGGCGTTGGTCCGGGATTTGAAGGCGCGGGGTTTACTGGAGGACACGCTGGTGATTTGGGGCGGGGAATTTGGTCGGACGCCGATGGGCGAGAATCGGGCAAAGACGGGGCGCAATCATCACATCGACGCGTTCACCATGTGGTTTGCGGGCGGGGGAGTGAGGCCGGGGATGACGTTGGGAGCGAGCGATGAACTGGGGTTCAATGCGGTCGAGAATCGGGCGCATGTGCATGACATCCATGCGACGATTTTGCATTTGCTGGGGATGGATCATGAGCAGTTCACTTTCCGATTTCAGGGGCGCGATTTCCGTCTGACGGACGTTTATGGCAGGGTAATGCACCAGATGCTGCTGTAA
- a CDS encoding DNA-3-methyladenine glycosylase produces the protein MPSTPLTPAFFQRDVIIVARDLIGIELHWNGCSGIIVETEAYAAEGDSACHTASRLSARAFVQNHPPGSAYVYLNYGMYWLFNLLAKGGQRDGLILVRALEPKDGIPIMQERRGGREGRHLCSGPGKLALALGITGDHHGLPLTGPERSPLGQLRQPKPSHTVTVVADVRVGISKAAEFPWRFLAANHPHVSVSYGKVPGAKRKPPTPKI, from the coding sequence ATGCCCTCCACCCCCCTCACCCCCGCCTTCTTCCAGCGCGATGTCATTATCGTCGCCCGCGACCTCATTGGCATTGAACTTCACTGGAACGGTTGCAGCGGCATCATCGTCGAAACCGAAGCTTACGCCGCAGAAGGTGACTCCGCCTGCCACACCGCCTCGCGTCTTTCCGCCCGCGCGTTCGTGCAAAACCATCCGCCCGGCTCCGCTTATGTCTATCTCAACTACGGCATGTATTGGCTCTTCAACCTGCTGGCGAAAGGTGGTCAGCGTGATGGACTGATCCTTGTCCGCGCCCTCGAACCGAAAGACGGCATCCCGATCATGCAAGAACGCCGGGGTGGACGCGAAGGCCGACACCTTTGCTCCGGTCCGGGAAAACTCGCGCTGGCCTTGGGCATCACCGGTGATCACCACGGACTGCCCCTCACCGGCCCCGAGCGCAGCCCCCTCGGACAATTGCGGCAACCCAAACCCTCTCATACAGTAACCGTGGTCGCTGATGTTCGCGTGGGCATCAGCAAAGCGGCCGAATTCCCCTGGCGATTTCTCGCCGCCAACCATCCCCATGTTAGTGTGTCCTATGGCAAGGTCCCCGGAGCCAAAAGAAAACCGCCGACACCCAAAATTTGA
- a CDS encoding amino acid ABC transporter ATP-binding protein — protein MKLEITALNKRFKQHLALDALDLRSEARVLALIGPSGGGKSTLLRVLGGLETPDSGQVSINETPLPTHPANILAFRRENGFLFQAFNLFPHLTALQNLSMPLEKVHGFTPLHAKVTAEKSLDRFSLLDHAHKLPAQLSGGQQQRVAIARAVASQPRILFLDEPTSALDPEMTGEVLDLIHELAKEGQHIILSTHEMGFARAVADKIAFLAKGKIEELATPEIFFESPASPTAQRFLSRVMKY, from the coding sequence ATGAAACTTGAAATCACCGCGCTCAACAAACGCTTCAAACAGCACCTTGCCCTCGACGCGCTCGATCTTCGATCCGAAGCCCGAGTGCTCGCCCTCATTGGCCCCTCTGGCGGCGGAAAAAGCACTTTGCTGCGTGTGCTTGGTGGACTGGAAACGCCCGACTCAGGTCAGGTGTCCATCAACGAAACGCCTCTGCCCACCCACCCTGCAAATATCCTCGCTTTCCGCCGCGAAAACGGATTTTTGTTTCAAGCCTTCAATCTGTTTCCTCATCTCACCGCGCTTCAGAATCTCAGTATGCCGCTTGAGAAGGTCCATGGTTTCACACCCTTACACGCCAAAGTCACTGCTGAGAAATCCCTTGATCGATTCAGCCTTCTCGACCACGCCCACAAGCTTCCGGCTCAGCTCTCCGGCGGTCAGCAACAACGCGTCGCCATCGCCCGCGCTGTCGCCAGCCAGCCACGCATCCTCTTTCTTGACGAACCCACCTCCGCTCTCGATCCCGAGATGACCGGTGAGGTGCTCGACCTTATCCACGAACTCGCGAAGGAGGGTCAGCACATCATCCTCAGCACCCATGAAATGGGTTTTGCCCGTGCCGTCGCTGACAAGATCGCCTTTCTGGCCAAAGGCAAAATCGAAGAGCTCGCCACGCCGGAGATTTTCTTTGAGTCACCGGCCTCGCCCACCGCCCAACGGTTCCTTTCGCGGGTCATGAAATATTGA
- a CDS encoding L,D-transpeptidase → MLLSRPRLEVSIATQILSLWDGSRLVKSWPCSTSKFGIGFEEGSMKTPLGHFRIAEKRGDGASLHTIFKAREPVGEWHAGEAESEDLILGRILWLEGGEERNANTLGRYVYIHGTNGEDKIGQRASHGCIRLRNQDVVELYDLAKVGMPVWVNE, encoded by the coding sequence ATGCTGCTGTCCCGACCAAGATTGGAAGTTTCCATCGCCACCCAGATCCTGAGTCTGTGGGATGGATCGCGATTGGTGAAGAGCTGGCCGTGCAGCACTTCGAAGTTTGGCATTGGGTTTGAGGAAGGTTCGATGAAAACGCCGCTCGGGCATTTTCGCATCGCGGAAAAGCGTGGGGATGGGGCCAGTTTGCACACGATTTTTAAGGCGAGAGAGCCGGTTGGTGAATGGCATGCTGGTGAGGCGGAAAGCGAAGATTTAATTCTGGGCCGGATTCTCTGGCTCGAGGGGGGTGAGGAGCGCAATGCGAACACTTTGGGCCGCTACGTTTACATTCATGGCACCAATGGAGAGGACAAAATTGGTCAGCGCGCGAGTCACGGCTGCATCCGGCTGCGCAATCAGGATGTGGTCGAACTCTACGATCTAGCGAAGGTGGGGATGCCGGTATGGGTCAATGAATGA